The genomic segment CATGGAAGAAGGCCCTGGCTTACTGTGGTTCGGTATCGGGTCGGGATGTTGATAAAACAGTGGAAACGGGGCTGCAGCCGCTTGCTCTTCCGGGAGGTTCGGTAGCCTTCCGCCAGGCGAGGTTCGTAGTGGAGTGCCGGAAGCTTTATACCGGACAAATAGCTCCTGAGGGGTTTCTCGATCCTTCCCTCCTTGATAACTATCCCGAAAAACAGTGGCACGACATGTATGTCGGAGAAATAACCGGGATTTTTTCCGGCCGAACCGAATAGGAGTACCGGAATGTTT from the Sediminispirochaeta bajacaliforniensis DSM 16054 genome contains:
- a CDS encoding flavin reductase family protein, which codes for MDHAATYLTKVDINSLQFNPCIEIGRNWMLITGGSPDAWNTMTASWGGMGHLWNKDVCFIFVRRNRHTWKFIQEGDRFSLSFFDPTWKKALAYCGSVSGRDVDKTVETGLQPLALPGGSVAFRQARFVVECRKLYTGQIAPEGFLDPSLLDNYPEKQWHDMYVGEITGIFSGRTE